In a single window of the Pongo abelii isolate AG06213 chromosome 1, NHGRI_mPonAbe1-v2.0_pri, whole genome shotgun sequence genome:
- the PRCC gene encoding proline-rich protein PRCC: MSLVAYASSDESEPDEAEPEPEEEEAVAPTSGPALGGLFASLPAPKGPALLPPPPQMLAPAFPPPLLLPPPTGDPRLQPPPPLPFGLGGFPPPPGVSPAEAAGVGEGLGLGLPSPRGPGLNLPPPIGGAGPPLGLPKPKKRKEPVKIAAPELHKGDSDSEEDEPTKKKTILQGSGEGTGLSALLPQPKNLTVKETNRLLLPHAFSRKPSDGSPDTKPSRLASKTKTSSLAPVVGTTTTTPSPSAIKAAAKSAALQVTKQITQEEDDSDEEVAPENFFSLPEKAEPPGVEPYPYPIPTVPEELPPGTEPEPAFQDDAANAPLEFKMAAGSSGAPWMPKPGDDYSYNQFSTYGDANAAGAYYQDYYSGGYYPAQDPAQVPPQEIAPDASFIDDEAFKRLQGKRNRGREEINFVEIKGDDQLSGAQQWMTKSLTEEKTMKSFSKKKGEQPTGQQRRKHQITYLIHQAKERELELKNTWSENKLSRRQTQAKYGF; this comes from the exons ATGTCGCTGGTTGCTTACGCCAGCAGCGATGAGAGCGAGCCGGATGAGGCTGAGCCAGAGCCGGAGGAAGAGGAGGCGGTGGCTCCTACATCTGGGCCCGCTTTAGGGGGCTTGTTCGCTTCTCTCCCTGCGCCCAAGGGTCCGGCCTTGCTGCCTCCGCCCCCTCAGATGCTGGCCCCAGCCTTTCCCCCGCCGCTGTTGCTTCCCCCACCCACCGGAGACCCCAGGCTTCAGCCTCCTCCCCCCTTGCCCTTCGGCCTGGGAGGCTTCCCTCCACCTCCAGGCGTGAGCCCGGCTGAAGCGGCGGGAGTTGGGGAGGGACTGGGATTGGGGTTGCCCTCGCCCCGAGGCCCTGGCCTCAATCTGCCCCCTCCAATTGGCGGTGCCGGTCCCCCGCTGGGGCTTCCCAAgccaaagaagaggaaagagccCGTGAAGATCGCGGCGCCGGAGTTGCATAAGGGAGAT tcaGATTCTGAGGAAGATGAAcccacaaagaagaaaactatcCTTCAG GGATCCGGTGAGGGGACTGGTTTGTCTGCCTTGCTTCCCCAACCTAAAAACCTGACTGTGAAAGAGACTAACAGGTTGCTCCTGCCCCATGCCTTCTCCCGCAAACCCTCGGATGGCTCCCCTGATACTAAGCCCTCCAGACTGGCTTCTAAGACCAAGACTTCCTCTCTTGCCCCTGTTGTGGGCACCACAACCACCACTCCGTCGCCCTCTGCTATCAAGGCTGCTGCCAAGAGTGCTGCCTTGCAGGTGACAAAGCAGATCACGCAGGAAGAAGACGACAGTGATGAGGAAGTAGCCCCCGAAAactttttctccctccctgaaAAGGCTGAGCCACCTGGAGTTGAGCCATACCCTTACCCCATCCCCACTGTCCCTGAAGAGCTGCCTCCAGGCACGGAACCAGAGCCGGCTTTCCAGGATGATGCAGCCAATGCCCCCCTTGAATTCAAGATGGCAGCAGGCTCAAGTGGGGCCCCTTGGATGCCTAAGCCTGGGGACGATTACAGCTACAATCAGTTTTCCACGTATGGCGATGCCAATGCCGCTGGTGCTTATTATCAG GATTATTACAGTGGTGGCTACTATCCTGCACAGGACCCGGCCCAGGTCCCCCCCCAGGAAATTGCCCCAGATGCCTCCTTCATCGATGACGAAGCA tttaaGCGGCTGCAGGGCAAGAGGAACCGAGGGAGAGAAGAAATCAACTTTGTGGAGATCAAAGGTGATGACCAGCTCAGTGGGGCCCAGCAATGGATGACTAAGTCATTGACAGAAGAGAAAACCATGAAGTCATTCAGCAAA AAGAAAGGTGAGCAGCCAACAGGCCAGCAGCGGCGGAAACACCAGATCACATATCTTATTCATCAG GCCAAGGAGCGGGAGCTGGAACTGAAGAACACCTGGTCAGAGAACAAGCTCAGCCGCCGCCAGACCCAAGCCAAATATGGATTCTAG